A genomic window from Desulfomonilia bacterium includes:
- a CDS encoding serpin family protein, protein MSGLKLKISFLSILYLIIFIGLSGCSKSTYSDSSAENSDYFKSEKSSLERAAPLASLEEMAGLSERNNDFAIRLYKKISDTEGNLVFSPYSISLAMAMLYAGAVGNTEKEISSVFNFPIPQDELHPVFNSLDLALASRGREAKGQDGEGFSLRIANQLFMQNGFSVLEQYLDKLALYYGTGVGLLDFENEPDESALAINRWIEDKTAGLIKNVIDRNSLEDIRLALVNTIYFNAAWDKIFNESLTDKRYFFPEGAPPVKVDMMRQQETFPCFIGDDYTAIELPYDGKELSMLVIMPKASGMSEFEMNLSTGIIDRIVDSLNPDRVALSLPRFKFSSGSIDLKKILASMGMPEPFTEFADFSGITGIRQLKINDIIHKAFIDVNERGTKAAAVTVINAGVESMPDEIYVNRPFIFIIRDIKTHSILFMGRVSKPL, encoded by the coding sequence ATGTCCGGATTAAAGCTAAAGATAAGTTTTCTATCAATACTGTATCTGATAATATTTATTGGGTTATCAGGCTGCAGCAAATCGACATATTCAGACAGCAGCGCGGAAAATAGCGATTATTTCAAGTCGGAGAAATCATCCCTTGAAAGGGCTGCGCCCCTGGCAAGCCTCGAAGAAATGGCCGGGCTTTCCGAAAGAAACAACGATTTTGCAATTAGACTCTATAAAAAAATTTCAGACACCGAGGGCAATCTCGTATTTTCGCCCTACAGCATATCCCTTGCAATGGCCATGCTCTATGCTGGCGCTGTCGGCAATACCGAGAAAGAAATCTCAAGTGTTTTCAATTTCCCCATACCCCAGGATGAACTGCACCCTGTGTTCAACTCGCTTGATCTTGCGCTTGCAAGCCGCGGCAGGGAAGCAAAAGGCCAGGATGGTGAAGGATTCAGCCTCCGTATCGCAAATCAGCTCTTCATGCAGAATGGATTTTCTGTCCTTGAGCAGTACCTGGATAAACTTGCGCTTTATTACGGAACGGGTGTCGGCTTACTTGATTTTGAAAATGAACCGGATGAGAGCGCACTGGCCATAAACAGGTGGATTGAGGACAAAACAGCGGGATTGATAAAGAATGTTATCGACAGGAACAGTCTTGAAGACATCAGACTTGCTCTTGTCAATACGATCTATTTCAATGCAGCCTGGGACAAGATATTCAACGAATCCCTTACTGATAAAAGATATTTCTTTCCCGAAGGCGCACCTCCTGTCAAGGTGGACATGATGCGTCAGCAGGAAACCTTCCCTTGTTTTATCGGTGATGATTACACTGCAATCGAACTGCCTTATGACGGAAAGGAGCTGTCCATGCTAGTCATAATGCCCAAAGCATCAGGCATGTCCGAATTCGAAATGAACCTTTCGACAGGGATTATCGACCGGATAGTTGATAGTCTGAATCCGGATAGAGTCGCCCTTTCTCTGCCCAGATTCAAATTTTCCAGCGGTTCAATTGACCTCAAAAAAATACTTGCCTCAATGGGAATGCCTGAACCGTTCACTGAATTTGCGGATTTCTCAGGGATAACCGGAATCAGGCAACTGAAGATCAACGATATAATCCATAAGGCCTTTATCGATGTTAACGAGAGGGGCACCAAGGCAGCAGCAGTAACCGTCATTAATGCAGGCGTGGAAAGCATGCCCGACGAGATATATGTAAACAGGCCCTTTATATTCATCATCAGGGATATCAAGACTCATTCCATTCTGTTCATGGGAAGGGTTTCAAAACCTTTATAA
- a CDS encoding TIGR02147 family protein, producing the protein MNQPVLNDYMDYRAFLKDMFIYKKKTDRYFSYRCFSRRAGINSPNFLQLVISGSRNLTQESAAKICKGFDLKKTEREYFENLVWLNQSKTLEDRNHYYRKIVSLKSDSSVRKLDKAKYEYFSKWFYPAIRELVSLGKLKWDAESISSALTPEITPKEALKALKALEELDLITKDENGCYRQKDGLITTGPEVQSLTVANFHKEMLRLATESIERHKPETRDVTSLTMSIRSERVKELKEHLARIRREIMKMYCEDKDCDQVYQLNLQLFPLTSKI; encoded by the coding sequence ATGAATCAACCGGTTTTAAATGATTACATGGACTACAGGGCATTTCTGAAAGACATGTTCATTTACAAGAAAAAGACCGACAGGTATTTTTCTTATCGTTGCTTTTCGCGCAGGGCCGGAATAAATTCGCCCAACTTCCTGCAGCTCGTCATTTCCGGCAGCAGGAATCTGACACAGGAAAGCGCGGCAAAAATCTGCAAGGGTTTCGACCTCAAGAAAACCGAAAGGGAATACTTCGAAAACCTCGTATGGCTGAACCAGTCGAAAACGCTTGAGGACAGAAACCATTATTACAGAAAGATCGTATCTCTTAAAAGCGATTCATCGGTTCGTAAACTGGATAAGGCCAAGTATGAATATTTTTCGAAGTGGTTCTACCCCGCCATAAGGGAACTCGTCTCACTCGGGAAGTTGAAATGGGATGCCGAGAGCATTTCATCAGCTCTCACCCCTGAAATTACCCCGAAGGAAGCATTAAAGGCGCTTAAGGCGCTTGAAGAACTGGATCTGATAACTAAGGACGAAAACGGCTGCTACAGACAGAAAGACGGTCTCATCACAACCGGCCCGGAGGTCCAGTCATTGACCGTTGCAAATTTCCACAAAGAAATGCTCCGGCTTGCAACAGAATCAATAGAAAGGCACAAACCTGAAACAAGGGACGTCACGTCATTAACCATGAGTATCCGTTCAGAAAGGGTAAAGGAATTGAAGGAGCACCTGGCGCGCATTAGAAGGGAAATCATGAAAATGTACTGCGAGGACAAAGACTGCGACCAGGTGTATCAGCTTAACTTGCAGCTGTTTCCGCTAACATCAAAGATTTAG
- a CDS encoding CoA-transferase, with protein MRDLNAPANPLEMLAYILTKQIKDHKVVYVGTGLPMVAGILAKKTHAPNITMVYESGGQDPIMGDLPWSVGCPLTWRKSPTLMEMAYSFAQCANGYIDIAFLGFAQVDMYGNVNTHLIGEDFHHPKVRMTGSGGNNDLASLAENMVLVGLQTPDKFPERVDFVTSVGHLTGGNSRREAGLYGNGPIAVITQWGVYDFEEKSKRMRVKSLHPGIPFDIAQQTTGFELLKPEGEIPLTEMITPEVLHILRTEVDPRGVFTTLPAA; from the coding sequence ATGAGAGACCTTAATGCACCCGCAAACCCTCTGGAGATGCTTGCATACATCCTTACAAAACAGATTAAAGACCATAAGGTCGTGTATGTCGGAACAGGGCTGCCGATGGTGGCCGGAATACTGGCCAAGAAGACACACGCCCCGAATATAACGATGGTATATGAATCAGGCGGACAGGACCCGATTATGGGAGACCTTCCCTGGTCTGTCGGCTGCCCTCTCACATGGCGCAAATCACCAACGCTTATGGAAATGGCATACTCTTTCGCCCAGTGCGCAAACGGATATATCGACATAGCATTTCTGGGTTTCGCTCAGGTGGATATGTACGGAAACGTCAATACGCACCTGATCGGGGAGGATTTTCATCACCCCAAAGTCAGAATGACCGGCTCGGGCGGCAACAACGACCTGGCTTCGCTGGCTGAAAACATGGTGCTCGTTGGACTTCAGACACCGGACAAATTCCCGGAAAGGGTCGATTTTGTAACCTCGGTAGGCCACCTCACAGGAGGCAATTCCAGGAGGGAGGCAGGCCTTTACGGCAACGGCCCGATTGCAGTGATCACCCAATGGGGTGTTTACGATTTCGAAGAAAAATCTAAGCGCATGCGTGTGAAATCTCTCCACCCCGGCATCCCGTTCGATATCGCCCAGCAGACAACGGGATTCGAATTGCTCAAACCCGAGGGTGAAATCCCGCTGACAGAGATGATAACACCGGAAGTGCTGCACATACTGAGAACAGAGGTCGATCCTAGAGGCGTCTTCACAACTCTACCGGCAGCCTGA
- a CDS encoding CoA-transferase, whose protein sequence is MAKYQYDQEALTNLKISDTKVLDRLVDYESARAAHLAKKRDKADKRMTLKDAIAKYVSDGDILTDSGFAYVRTPHQAYFEIMRQGKKNIQMIGAPNTNQSYMIYTGNVSYSHNSYLGAEMRGIDKNYDRLLKDGRIKILSEWSHGGVALGFKAAQLGVPGVLSKQMLASDIMKYNPYLKVVQNPMREDNDPAVFIPALFPDVSIIHCHVADKYGNAYIYGPQVNDLAIAASARKLIITAEEIVPESDIRYNRQGAIIPFFYVDAVVEMPFGAVPGNMPGYYYWSRQWWEKFLRYGCLSYDNLKEFLDKWVFSCNDQFDFVNKLGGAKWIAEARRQTKAAEGDNEDIDFSYQEYTLTHDTDLYY, encoded by the coding sequence ATGGCAAAATATCAATATGACCAGGAAGCGCTGACAAACCTGAAAATCAGTGATACAAAGGTGCTGGACAGGCTGGTGGATTATGAATCCGCACGCGCCGCACACCTTGCAAAGAAACGCGACAAGGCGGACAAGCGCATGACACTGAAGGATGCCATTGCCAAGTATGTAAGCGATGGCGATATTCTTACAGACTCCGGATTCGCCTATGTAAGGACACCTCATCAGGCCTATTTTGAGATAATGCGGCAGGGCAAAAAGAACATCCAGATGATAGGGGCACCGAATACCAACCAGAGCTACATGATTTATACAGGCAACGTGAGCTATTCCCACAATTCGTACCTCGGAGCGGAGATGAGGGGAATAGACAAAAACTATGACCGGCTGCTCAAGGACGGCCGCATAAAAATACTTTCAGAGTGGAGCCACGGGGGCGTGGCACTCGGGTTCAAGGCCGCACAGCTGGGCGTGCCGGGCGTACTAAGCAAACAGATGCTCGCTTCCGACATAATGAAATACAATCCCTACCTGAAGGTAGTCCAGAACCCCATGAGAGAAGACAATGATCCGGCGGTGTTTATCCCGGCGCTCTTCCCGGACGTTTCAATCATCCACTGCCATGTTGCCGACAAATACGGGAATGCATACATTTATGGTCCTCAGGTCAACGATCTGGCAATTGCCGCATCGGCCCGCAAGCTTATCATAACCGCTGAAGAAATCGTCCCTGAGTCGGATATCAGATACAACAGACAGGGCGCGATAATCCCGTTCTTCTATGTCGATGCAGTCGTCGAGATGCCCTTCGGGGCGGTTCCCGGAAACATGCCCGGCTACTACTACTGGTCGAGGCAGTGGTGGGAAAAATTCCTGCGCTATGGATGCCTCAGCTATGACAACCTGAAAGAATTTCTCGATAAATGGGTCTTCTCGTGCAACGACCAGTTCGACTTCGTGAACAAACTAGGTGGAGCGAAATGGATCGCAGAGGCGCGACGCCAGACAAAGGCCGCCGAAGGCGATAATGAAGACATCGATTTTTCATATCAGGAATATACGCTTACACATGATACAGACCTTTATTATTAG
- a CDS encoding sulfatase-like hydrolase/transferase, with amino-acid sequence MQEKPISRRSFLKWGGVSAMGIAGADIAGCGRKSDYALDIDPSIYDAPEAGMPVEGLIKKAGDYKGKRPNIIVILCDDLGYGDIGCYGSVAIKTPNLDRMASEGMKFTDAYASNALCSPSRAGLLTGRYPHRTGVTFPVDLHVPFLKSLGMSIGRFFFFDMFVHLGAIDGVGAKSIVQGLPLSEITIASALKVAGYKTAAIGKWHLGDFTKVPKYHPYRHGFDYFAGFAGVNDDPPEYPFWRGENEIVHNIGLAQEPYTGILTQEAVNFIERSKHEPFFLYFAHKDPHQPNVPSSRFRNSSEGGRYGDTVQEIDWSVGEVLKCLERNNLKDNSMIIFTSDNGAFFNGSNGMLRGGKGQSYEGGFRVPMIAYWPGHIPSGGICREPVMNIDFFPTFLSLAGLTPPQDRIIDGKDITGLLEGKAAKSPHDALFFFHHNEVEGVRQGDWKYFRRINHAVYPIYADKDNTVLGTLVSRFFNYTDRDSEGRMQTVPFLGRWPLLYNMKSDPGERYNVIDKYPEVGRRMLGLMTRWEQSFVQNPRGWITK; translated from the coding sequence ATGCAGGAAAAGCCGATAAGCAGGCGCAGCTTTTTGAAATGGGGCGGCGTTTCAGCGATGGGCATAGCCGGCGCAGACATTGCGGGATGCGGCAGAAAATCTGATTACGCCCTTGATATTGATCCCTCCATCTATGACGCGCCAGAGGCGGGAATGCCTGTAGAAGGCCTCATTAAAAAAGCAGGTGATTATAAAGGAAAACGACCCAACATCATCGTTATCCTGTGCGACGACCTGGGCTATGGAGATATCGGATGCTATGGCAGCGTTGCCATAAAGACGCCCAATCTTGACAGGATGGCCAGTGAGGGCATGAAATTCACCGATGCCTATGCCAGTAATGCATTATGTTCACCGTCCCGGGCCGGACTTCTGACCGGCAGGTATCCGCACCGTACAGGCGTAACATTCCCTGTCGACCTTCATGTGCCGTTTCTCAAATCGCTCGGCATGTCCATAGGCCGATTTTTTTTCTTTGACATGTTCGTGCATCTTGGAGCCATTGACGGGGTAGGAGCGAAAAGCATAGTGCAGGGCCTGCCGCTTTCTGAGATTACCATTGCATCTGCGCTGAAGGTTGCAGGATATAAAACGGCGGCAATCGGCAAATGGCATCTCGGCGACTTTACAAAGGTGCCTAAATACCATCCGTACAGACATGGTTTCGACTACTTCGCCGGCTTTGCGGGCGTCAACGACGACCCGCCTGAGTACCCGTTCTGGCGGGGTGAAAATGAGATAGTGCACAATATAGGCCTGGCTCAGGAGCCCTATACCGGGATTCTAACTCAGGAGGCTGTGAATTTCATTGAGCGTTCAAAGCATGAACCTTTCTTCCTTTACTTTGCTCACAAGGATCCTCACCAGCCCAATGTCCCTTCTAGCCGCTTCAGGAACTCATCCGAGGGCGGACGCTACGGGGACACTGTGCAGGAGATTGACTGGAGCGTTGGCGAGGTCCTCAAGTGCCTCGAGAGGAACAATCTGAAAGATAATTCGATGATCATCTTCACCAGCGACAACGGGGCCTTTTTCAACGGCAGCAACGGAATGCTGCGCGGCGGCAAGGGTCAGAGCTACGAGGGCGGATTCCGCGTGCCTATGATCGCGTACTGGCCCGGCCACATACCTTCAGGAGGCATATGCAGAGAGCCGGTCATGAACATCGATTTTTTCCCGACATTCCTTTCACTCGCCGGGTTAACCCCGCCTCAGGACAGGATCATCGACGGAAAGGACATCACAGGTTTGCTCGAAGGTAAGGCTGCAAAGTCTCCGCATGATGCCCTGTTCTTCTTCCACCACAACGAAGTCGAAGGTGTGAGACAGGGCGACTGGAAATATTTCCGTCGAATCAACCATGCTGTTTATCCTATATATGCAGACAAGGACAACACTGTACTTGGAACGCTGGTAAGCAGGTTCTTCAACTACACGGACAGGGATTCAGAGGGCAGGATGCAGACGGTGCCGTTTCTCGGGAGATGGCCGCTGCTTTACAACATGAAGTCTGACCCGGGTGAGAGGTACAATGTGATTGACAAATATCCTGAAGTCGGGCGCAGGATGCTAGGCCTGATGACTAGGTGGGAGCAATCGTTCGTACAGAATCCCAGAGGCTGGATCACGAAATAG
- the surE gene encoding 5'/3'-nucleotidase SurE: MKFLLTNDDGIYAQGLAAIKQELERIGEVTVIAPVTEQSAVGHAITISDPLKVIPIYRSGGFYGWGITGSPADCVKLGVSCIMKVPPDVIVSGINRGENVGINVLYSGTVSAATEALILGFKGMAVSVDNYFHPDYSAASIFGARLARRLAAINGPMPYALNVNCPSASLGDIKGVKITRQGNSRIVDNFVERTDPRGTKYYWQAGITRIMDETQDTDAVCLKNRMISVTPINFRLGYNEGINFEDKDLEGILNESVV; encoded by the coding sequence ATGAAATTCCTTCTCACTAACGACGACGGCATATATGCGCAGGGGCTTGCCGCTATAAAGCAGGAGCTTGAAAGGATTGGCGAGGTCACTGTTATCGCACCTGTAACGGAGCAGTCCGCCGTAGGTCATGCGATAACCATCTCGGACCCTCTCAAGGTGATACCCATTTACCGCTCCGGCGGATTCTACGGCTGGGGCATTACCGGCTCGCCTGCCGATTGTGTAAAACTGGGTGTTTCATGCATAATGAAGGTTCCGCCTGACGTCATTGTATCCGGCATAAACCGCGGCGAGAATGTAGGCATAAATGTCCTTTACTCCGGCACCGTATCCGCAGCCACCGAGGCGCTTATCCTTGGATTCAAGGGGATGGCTGTTTCAGTCGACAATTATTTTCATCCGGATTATTCGGCTGCGAGCATTTTCGGTGCAAGACTTGCCAGAAGGCTTGCGGCGATAAACGGGCCCATGCCTTATGCCCTGAACGTGAACTGCCCTTCGGCATCTCTCGGGGATATAAAAGGGGTAAAAATCACCAGGCAGGGCAATTCGAGGATTGTAGACAACTTTGTCGAACGGACAGACCCTCGCGGAACAAAATATTACTGGCAGGCAGGCATCACAAGAATCATGGACGAGACGCAGGATACCGATGCCGTATGCCTCAAGAACAGGATGATATCAGTGACCCCAATCAATTTCAGGCTCGGATACAATGAAGGCATAAATTTCGAAGACAAGGACCTTGAAGGGATACTCAATGAGTCAGTCGTTTGA
- the rnc gene encoding ribonuclease III → MSQSFETRLGYVFKDKSLLSEALTHSTYANEHKSPEIRDNQRLEFLGDAVVNATIARKVFLAFPDANEGGLTKLRAELINEAALVKVAKHIRLGEELYLGKGEEHDSGSSKPSILADAYEAVIGAIFLDGSFDEASSVVEAHFKDVIGKIEEIGITDYKSTLLEYCQSKMKKIPEMAVEDESGPEHDKVFTISVRIDGQVIGRGTGRTKKQASQQACREALKSFDNPGNNISLSDEIS, encoded by the coding sequence ATGAGTCAGTCGTTTGAAACAAGGCTCGGATATGTTTTTAAAGACAAGTCGCTGCTCAGTGAAGCGCTTACTCATTCAACTTATGCAAACGAGCATAAATCCCCTGAAATCCGCGACAATCAGAGGCTGGAGTTCCTTGGTGACGCGGTCGTAAACGCCACAATAGCAAGAAAGGTATTCCTTGCATTTCCTGATGCCAATGAAGGGGGGCTTACCAAATTGAGGGCTGAGCTTATCAACGAGGCTGCACTAGTCAAGGTGGCGAAACACATCAGGCTTGGTGAAGAGCTTTATCTGGGAAAAGGGGAGGAGCATGACAGTGGCAGCAGCAAGCCGTCCATACTTGCCGATGCATACGAGGCCGTTATAGGCGCCATATTCCTTGACGGTTCCTTTGATGAGGCAAGCTCGGTCGTTGAGGCGCATTTCAAAGATGTAATCGGGAAAATTGAGGAAATCGGCATTACCGACTACAAGAGCACCCTGCTTGAATACTGCCAGTCGAAAATGAAGAAGATCCCGGAAATGGCAGTTGAAGACGAGTCAGGTCCTGAGCATGACAAGGTGTTTACCATAAGCGTGAGAATCGACGGACAGGTTATAGGCCGCGGTACCGGCAGAACCAAGAAACAGGCATCACAGCAGGCATGCAGAGAGGCTTTGAAATCTTTCGATAATCCGGGGAATAATATCTCATTATCGGATGAGATATCCTGA
- a CDS encoding radical SAM protein yields the protein MPKTEPVVIPVYVSNLGCPYRCVFCDQTQYSKPIPPEDIKDYAISFINGCREPQERLRILAFYGGSFTGIEERLFNSYLDAGERLVKEGVVHGLKASTRPDMVNEEIILKLKDAGFFELEIGAQSMDDRVLSASKRGHKAEDTRKAAGLIKTSGLKLGIQIMPGLPGEDKESFIRTVNALCEMKPDTARIYPTVVVKGTRLESMYEEGIFHPLALEDAVRMTLYAYIRLKAAGARILRTGVPLEGLNVAAGPAHPSFGFLVKSYAYKLMVQKALERLNKTISSGAEAEDRAMVYANPHDLQELIGYKRENMTGIGFGYAVDDSLARGQIFIRSGKESACFSFDDILNHII from the coding sequence ATGCCGAAAACTGAACCTGTAGTCATTCCCGTATATGTCTCGAACCTGGGATGTCCGTACAGGTGTGTCTTTTGTGATCAGACACAGTATTCAAAGCCGATCCCGCCTGAAGACATAAAGGATTATGCGATCAGTTTCATAAACGGCTGCAGGGAACCGCAGGAAAGACTGCGCATTCTGGCATTTTACGGCGGGTCGTTCACCGGAATAGAAGAAAGACTTTTCAATTCCTATCTTGATGCGGGCGAAAGGCTTGTAAAAGAGGGGGTTGTTCACGGTCTCAAGGCTTCGACCAGGCCTGATATGGTCAATGAAGAAATTATCCTCAAACTTAAAGATGCCGGTTTTTTCGAGCTTGAAATCGGTGCGCAGTCAATGGATGACCGTGTGCTTTCCGCTTCAAAGAGAGGTCATAAAGCAGAAGATACGAGAAAAGCGGCAGGTCTGATCAAGACTTCAGGACTTAAGCTTGGGATACAGATAATGCCGGGGTTGCCCGGAGAGGATAAAGAGAGTTTTATCAGAACTGTAAATGCGTTATGCGAAATGAAACCGGATACGGCCCGTATTTACCCCACGGTTGTTGTCAAGGGCACAAGGCTTGAATCCATGTATGAAGAAGGCATTTTCCATCCCCTTGCACTCGAAGATGCTGTCAGGATGACCCTTTATGCGTATATCCGGCTGAAGGCCGCGGGTGCCCGGATACTGCGTACCGGTGTTCCTCTGGAAGGACTCAATGTGGCTGCAGGGCCCGCTCATCCCTCATTCGGTTTTCTTGTGAAGTCGTATGCATATAAACTGATGGTACAAAAGGCATTGGAAAGGCTTAATAAGACGATATCATCGGGAGCAGAAGCGGAAGATAGGGCGATGGTTTACGCCAACCCCCATGATCTGCAGGAACTTATAGGATACAAACGGGAGAATATGACTGGTATTGGCTTCGGTTATGCCGTCGATGATTCGCTTGCAAGAGGGCAAATTTTTATCCGCTCAGGCAAAGAAAGTGCTTGTTTCAGCTTCGATGATATACTAAATCATATCATATGA
- a CDS encoding HDOD domain-containing protein, protein MITDAFDTRSLPVLPELADHVLRMALEDDVSVAKLSGIIEKDQSLTARILSMANSSHYKRSRTIYTVRDAIVIMGLEQVKTIALGMCVLEMFPAVSGSVLDYKEFWRHSLSCGLFARAIMEVSDSRLSTKAFYTGLLHDIGKMILDQTDHERYAAVLEKAAEGIYSLIEIEREMLGTTHCDVARKALESWKLPSIYVESIWCHHAPVMVIDDDQYKLSGVVHVANILSHQNYIGASGNSFPSRITNPLLKRFQLNADMLDDIMLTVPSEVETICSELGLGKPREGLFRLVNKASMRLSDVSLSLQQRTLKAEKALRRSDILIDLIKGLNRSTKISEVLETTAGVLSSSGFIKGFLGGIRTSSMNLVFEMKPGEEPRFIRIGDEELKGIVISADYPIGMSLASGAFMYVKPVDEETGDDNRLISTLVEAMSEALKRIMNENSRSEQSEHLRNALSNVSAERQKALDMLSLNRELLDSSPFGLCLLDDAGAVSAENEISTEIRKALGISGPSILEMLDRETTREVRDALVSRQESDSVIRSGNKSIRIITRPLSVNSLSLLLMWDITKELEQQRRLAAYAKMSTIGNLAASMAHNMKSPLGAIQGFANIIKEDVRSQSVKILRDGKEDQDFMAIIESIISATESVLKIINQLLGLTRKWEGSAQKTDMKAFAAETIEMVKPLADASKVKLSTDVSARHGQIRTNAVQQVVANSIINAVTASSPGQEVVLGIAKEGGRLVFKIIDKGIGIEEEQISKIFEPLYSAWPSRTGMGLGLSLARDIIETMGGDISVKSSPGAGSTFTISIPEEIS, encoded by the coding sequence ATGATTACAGATGCATTTGATACCCGTTCGCTGCCGGTTCTTCCGGAACTTGCTGATCATGTTTTGAGAATGGCGCTGGAAGACGATGTGTCTGTTGCAAAGCTTTCGGGAATAATCGAAAAAGACCAGTCGCTTACAGCACGCATACTCTCAATGGCCAATTCCAGCCATTACAAACGTTCGCGTACTATCTACACCGTAAGGGACGCGATAGTGATAATGGGTCTCGAACAGGTCAAAACCATTGCCCTGGGCATGTGTGTGCTTGAGATGTTTCCGGCAGTTTCGGGTTCGGTTCTTGATTACAAGGAATTCTGGAGGCACAGCCTTTCCTGCGGACTTTTTGCCAGGGCTATCATGGAAGTCTCGGATTCAAGGCTTTCGACAAAAGCGTTTTATACCGGGCTGCTGCATGACATAGGAAAGATGATACTTGATCAGACCGACCATGAACGCTATGCGGCGGTTCTTGAAAAGGCGGCCGAAGGAATATATTCCCTGATCGAGATTGAAAGGGAAATGCTCGGCACCACACACTGTGATGTGGCGAGAAAGGCGCTTGAAAGCTGGAAGCTTCCTTCAATATACGTCGAGAGCATATGGTGCCACCATGCGCCGGTAATGGTTATAGATGACGACCAGTATAAATTATCTGGTGTCGTCCATGTGGCAAACATTCTTTCACACCAGAATTATATAGGCGCATCTGGCAACAGCTTTCCATCGAGGATTACTAACCCTCTTCTGAAAAGGTTTCAGCTCAATGCCGACATGCTTGACGATATCATGCTCACAGTACCTTCAGAGGTTGAAACGATCTGCAGTGAACTGGGTCTGGGAAAGCCGAGAGAGGGGCTTTTCAGACTTGTAAACAAGGCCAGCATGAGGCTTTCGGATGTTTCGCTGTCTCTTCAGCAGAGGACATTGAAGGCTGAAAAGGCCCTCAGGCGCTCAGACATACTCATAGACCTGATAAAAGGCCTGAACCGCTCGACTAAAATATCCGAAGTGCTGGAAACGACAGCTGGAGTTCTGAGCAGTTCAGGATTTATAAAAGGATTCCTGGGCGGCATCAGGACATCATCCATGAACCTCGTATTCGAGATGAAGCCCGGCGAAGAACCCAGGTTTATACGCATAGGAGATGAGGAGCTGAAAGGCATCGTCATCTCCGCCGACTACCCTATCGGCATGAGCCTTGCATCAGGCGCCTTCATGTATGTAAAGCCGGTTGACGAGGAGACAGGCGATGACAACAGGCTTATATCCACACTGGTTGAGGCCATGTCCGAGGCGCTTAAACGCATAATGAATGAAAATTCCCGTTCGGAACAGTCAGAGCACCTGAGAAACGCACTTTCCAACGTGTCGGCCGAGAGGCAGAAGGCTCTGGACATGCTGAGTCTTAACAGGGAGCTTCTGGATTCATCCCCGTTCGGACTTTGCCTTCTTGATGATGCGGGCGCCGTAAGCGCGGAAAACGAGATATCGACTGAGATAAGAAAGGCGCTCGGAATAAGCGGACCCTCGATCCTTGAAATGCTGGACAGGGAGACAACAAGGGAGGTGCGCGACGCATTGGTTTCAAGGCAGGAGTCAGACAGCGTAATCCGTTCCGGGAACAAATCGATAAGGATAATAACGCGTCCGTTAAGCGTTAACTCCCTGTCGCTTCTCCTCATGTGGGACATTACGAAAGAGCTCGAGCAGCAGAGAAGGCTGGCGGCGTATGCCAAGATGAGCACGATAGGCAATCTGGCTGCATCCATGGCTCACAACATGAAAAGCCCGCTGGGAGCGATTCAGGGATTTGCCAACATAATTAAGGAAGACGTAAGGTCGCAAAGTGTGAAAATCCTGCGCGACGGCAAGGAAGACCAGGATTTCATGGCCATTATCGAGAGCATAATTTCTGCAACGGAGAGTGTTCTTAAAATCATAAACCAGCTTCTGGGGCTCACCAGAAAATGGGAAGGCTCTGCGCAGAAAACCGATATGAAGGCGTTTGCGGCTGAAACTATCGAGATGGTCAAACCTCTCGCGGATGCATCCAAGGTAAAGCTCAGCACGGATGTAAGCGCCAGACATGGCCAGATACGAACCAATGCAGTCCAGCAGGTGGTTGCAAACAGCATTATAAATGCCGTTACCGCCTCATCCCCCGGACAGGAGGTCGTTCTGGGGATAGCTAAAGAAGGTGGCCGGTTAGTGTTCAAGATAATCGATAAGGGTATAGGCATTGAAGAAGAGCAGATATCGAAGATATTCGAACCTCTCTACTCGGCCTGGCCGAGCAGGACAGGCATGGGCCTGGGGCTGTCGCTGGCCAGGGATATCATAGAGACGATGGGCGGGGATATTTCGGTAAAGTCATCTCCAGGTGCAGGCTCGACCTTTACCATAAGTATTCCGGAAGAAATCTCGTAG